A part of Candidatus Hydrogenedens sp. genomic DNA contains:
- a CDS encoding glycosyltransferase, protein MNEIKTSIIVPAYNDHERLIHLLHSFDSLEYEKPYEVIVIDDASSDETPETCQNWAKQWHPYEFRYYRLPKNSGPGIARNTGLEMARGDIVAFTDSDCRVHPHWLSKITSAINTEKKIVGVGGRVKAVSEKSMFARHFLFHRVLEPPQRLHYLVTCNCAFSKAPLLEVGGFAGDIRNPGGEDISASIHLWKKGWRFAYQEDAIVYHDFDTNLRSFIKTWYNYGFGCSIVIHRCLNLDEIYPNPEQMPDYENYWPGYLMLPPMTGIRSGLRDMKYQWNKCRQEKLSCKNTFEILLLTLFQRLSHLSGWKEGKKQTLKDNQS, encoded by the coding sequence ACTTCATTCATTTGATTCTTTAGAATATGAAAAACCGTATGAAGTTATTGTTATAGATGATGCTTCCTCGGACGAGACACCAGAAACATGCCAGAATTGGGCTAAACAGTGGCACCCGTATGAGTTCAGGTATTACCGTTTGCCTAAGAATAGTGGTCCTGGTATCGCTCGGAACACAGGATTAGAAATGGCTCGTGGAGATATTGTTGCTTTCACAGATTCCGATTGTAGAGTTCATCCTCACTGGTTAAGCAAAATTACCTCTGCAATTAATACAGAAAAAAAAATTGTCGGTGTAGGCGGTAGAGTAAAAGCCGTATCCGAAAAATCAATGTTTGCAAGACATTTCCTATTCCATCGTGTTTTAGAACCACCGCAAAGACTTCACTATCTTGTAACCTGCAATTGCGCTTTTTCAAAAGCACCTTTGCTTGAAGTTGGTGGTTTTGCAGGCGATATACGCAATCCCGGCGGTGAAGATATTTCTGCCAGTATTCATCTATGGAAAAAAGGATGGCGTTTTGCTTATCAAGAAGATGCCATTGTATATCATGATTTTGATACCAATCTCCGTTCCTTTATTAAAACATGGTATAACTATGGCTTTGGATGTAGTATAGTAATTCATCGCTGTCTAAATTTAGATGAAATCTATCCCAATCCAGAACAAATGCCAGATTATGAAAACTACTGGCCTGGATATCTTATGCTCCCACCTATGACGGGTATCCGTAGTGGCCTTCGCGATATGAAATATCAATGGAACAAATGCAGGCAAGAAAAATTATCTTGTAAAAATACCTTTGAAATTCTTCTACTCACTCTTTTTCAGAGGCTATCCCATCTTTCCGGCTGGAAAGAGGGTAAAAAACAAACTCTAAAAGATAATCAATCCTGA
- a CDS encoding radical SAM protein, translating to MAYEKECSNLLRYCVERQAPLYEIVFFLTNRCNQRCLTCWQWEEDFKTIEKELSDEMWMKLLQESIAMEARHLYIVGGGEPMVRGNLVIKLAEFAKQRGMFCVLHTNGTLFKKEQMDKLISLKWDQIIFSIDGPNPEINNFIRGEGTFEKAFQNLMYISQNRNHLIPDLGINVTITNKNYLYLKEMVDLAVETGCGGIHATLVQPFNKQAEQFVLEKEEVERCKEILISAKAKAEIAGLYHTFDSVLESFENVNNGQNKDDDKNDLKNGRNNNDRFVETYCFEPVLSMTISADGKVSPCCMFWNKDNPSVHDYSLSEIWKGPFFNTIREQLQKKEAIPDICINCPSQLRQRSENIRKELKTMGEKTTKNPILLIVRFLNRIKKEGFSSALKRVKEWLYIRAGKV from the coding sequence ATGGCTTACGAAAAAGAATGTTCCAATTTATTACGATATTGTGTTGAAAGGCAAGCCCCGTTATATGAAATTGTTTTTTTTCTTACGAATCGCTGTAACCAACGATGCTTGACATGCTGGCAATGGGAAGAAGATTTTAAAACGATAGAAAAAGAACTATCAGATGAAATGTGGATGAAACTATTGCAAGAATCCATTGCCATGGAAGCCAGACATTTGTATATTGTCGGTGGGGGAGAACCTATGGTTCGAGGAAATCTTGTAATAAAATTAGCTGAATTTGCTAAGCAGAGAGGAATGTTTTGTGTGCTGCATACCAATGGGACTTTATTTAAGAAAGAACAAATGGATAAATTGATTTCTTTAAAATGGGACCAGATAATTTTTAGTATAGACGGTCCCAACCCAGAAATTAATAATTTTATTCGTGGTGAAGGGACATTTGAGAAAGCCTTTCAAAATTTAATGTATATAAGTCAAAACAGGAATCATTTAATACCAGATTTGGGCATCAATGTTACCATAACAAACAAAAATTATCTGTATTTAAAAGAAATGGTTGATTTAGCAGTGGAAACAGGTTGTGGGGGTATACACGCTACATTAGTTCAACCCTTTAATAAACAAGCAGAACAGTTTGTATTAGAAAAAGAAGAAGTAGAGAGATGTAAAGAAATACTTATATCTGCAAAAGCAAAGGCTGAAATTGCCGGACTTTATCATACATTTGATTCTGTGCTTGAAAGTTTTGAAAATGTAAACAACGGACAGAATAAAGATGATGATAAAAATGACTTGAAGAATGGAAGAAATAATAATGACCGTTTCGTAGAAACTTATTGCTTTGAACCCGTGCTTTCAATGACTATTTCAGCAGATGGGAAAGTCAGTCCTTGTTGTATGTTCTGGAATAAAGACAATCCATCGGTTCACGATTATTCTTTATCAGAAATCTGGAAGGGACCTTTTTTTAATACAATCAGGGAACAATTGCAGAAAAAAGAGGCTATTCCCGATATTTGTATTAATTGTCCCTCTCAACTTCGACAACGGAGTGAGAACATCAGGAAAGAATTAAAAACAATGGGGGAGAAGACCACAAAGAACCCAATCCTATTAATAGTTCGTTTTTTAAATCGAATAAAAAAAGAGGGTTTTTCTTCCGCTTTGAAACGAGTAAAAGAATGGCTGTATATCCGTGCCGGGAAGGTTTGA
- a CDS encoding radical SAM protein — translation MIENFYNWEQITICATSCCNLQCRMCPVITRNKKSLTQKQALHIADFALRKKVKRVVIGGGEPTLLPYLKELIDTLSQNSVEIWILTNATRLSEDDIRYYAEHQNVILNISIDGVGNVHDYIRGEGNFEKTNKVFLSLIENGAKVAVNTVIQKSNFTHSIETYEYFKNFPLVWHGFSFAESYHQKELVPLENLSEAINQLYEILQRDLLDNKHVSLSKEMIKGFELSFRYPNFIMHPGENCPIPTTHLGIDEEGWVLPCWHYPWIKKENRNINNRTIDEIIENPNIKEEILHAIGKNGCKGCSTVCYFWNEKFREKAMYPQGRWKWQRRWMLAKMITQGRFPLLYNLARKTKNIFKH, via the coding sequence ATGATAGAGAACTTTTATAACTGGGAACAGATTACAATTTGTGCTACTTCTTGTTGTAATTTGCAATGCCGAATGTGTCCTGTTATTACCCGTAATAAAAAAAGTCTTACACAAAAGCAGGCATTGCATATTGCAGATTTTGCTTTGCGTAAAAAAGTAAAACGAGTTGTTATTGGAGGTGGCGAACCCACTTTGCTACCTTATTTGAAAGAATTAATTGACACCCTTTCCCAAAATTCCGTAGAAATTTGGATTCTTACAAATGCAACAAGACTTTCTGAAGATGATATTCGTTATTACGCAGAACATCAAAATGTCATTTTAAATATATCTATTGACGGTGTTGGTAATGTCCATGACTACATACGAGGAGAAGGGAATTTTGAGAAAACAAACAAAGTATTTTTATCGTTGATAGAAAACGGTGCTAAGGTTGCTGTAAATACTGTCATTCAAAAAAGTAATTTTACCCATTCAATTGAAACTTATGAATACTTTAAGAATTTTCCACTTGTATGGCATGGATTTTCTTTTGCAGAATCTTACCATCAAAAAGAACTGGTTCCTCTTGAAAATCTATCCGAAGCCATAAATCAATTATATGAAATCCTTCAAAGAGATTTATTAGATAACAAACATGTTTCACTATCTAAAGAAATGATAAAAGGGTTTGAATTGAGTTTCCGTTACCCTAACTTTATTATGCATCCAGGCGAAAATTGCCCTATTCCTACAACTCATTTGGGTATTGATGAAGAGGGATGGGTTCTTCCTTGTTGGCATTATCCATGGATAAAGAAAGAAAACCGAAACATTAATAATAGGACTATAGATGAAATCATAGAAAATCCAAATATAAAGGAAGAGATTTTGCATGCCATTGGCAAAAATGGCTGTAAAGGATGTAGTACCGTTTGCTATTTCTGGAATGAAAAATTTAGAGAAAAAGCAATGTATCCCCAAGGTAGATGGAAATGGCAAAGACGATGGATGTTGGCGAAAATGATAACGCAAGGCCGTTTCCCTCTTTTATATAATTTAGCACGAAAAACAAAAAATATTTTCAAACATTAA
- a CDS encoding glycosyltransferase family 4 protein: MRICFIDLLFNWPPRGGADVDVFNVLKQLSKSNHKVLLLSITSSTQNRGMFKIESLPFPAKKITVDFFDTYFLNQLKDFLLSSISNYQPDYIIIGDSFFLKPILTLFFDEISIPIIWRQYAYELLCQKDILKFLNNKPCPLDYLSTQDICRKCGLYHQKEKLKKLEMNAWMEEYLLTKAYKSNYSKILLNALQKVQKIVVSSDTMANTWKCYHSEIVVIPAGIDTKLFYTEKNKNNVTKKIFMSGRIEDPAKGFHVLYKACEELRKKRNDFELVCTGGWEHGFPDWVKFLGWLDYEELPQVYSEMDICVVPSIWDEPFGIVALEAMATGNPVIASNIGGLRTTILHGENGFLFPPEDTETLMNYLDQLLSNDTLRNNMGNKAQQYVSQNYSWESIITNYYEKELLK, from the coding sequence ATGAGAATCTGTTTTATAGACTTGCTATTTAACTGGCCTCCTCGAGGTGGAGCGGATGTTGATGTCTTTAATGTCTTGAAACAACTCTCAAAAAGCAACCATAAAGTATTGCTTCTTTCCATTACTTCATCTACACAAAACAGAGGAATGTTTAAGATAGAATCCTTACCATTCCCTGCGAAAAAAATCACCGTGGATTTTTTTGATACTTACTTTTTAAACCAACTTAAAGATTTCTTACTCTCATCTATATCCAATTATCAACCAGATTATATTATTATTGGAGATAGTTTTTTCCTTAAACCTATTCTTACATTGTTCTTTGATGAAATATCCATCCCTATCATCTGGCGTCAATATGCATACGAACTTCTTTGTCAAAAGGATATTCTCAAATTTTTAAATAATAAACCCTGTCCGCTGGATTATCTTTCTACACAGGACATTTGCCGCAAATGCGGTCTATATCATCAAAAGGAAAAATTAAAAAAATTAGAGATGAATGCATGGATGGAGGAATACTTGCTTACCAAAGCCTACAAATCTAATTATTCTAAAATACTATTAAATGCTTTACAAAAAGTCCAAAAAATTGTTGTATCTTCTGATACCATGGCTAACACATGGAAGTGTTATCACTCTGAAATAGTAGTTATTCCAGCAGGAATAGACACAAAACTTTTTTATACAGAAAAAAATAAAAATAACGTAACAAAAAAAATTTTCATGTCTGGGAGAATTGAAGACCCTGCAAAAGGTTTTCATGTCTTATATAAAGCATGCGAAGAATTAAGAAAGAAGAGAAACGATTTTGAACTTGTTTGCACTGGAGGCTGGGAACATGGATTTCCCGATTGGGTAAAATTCCTGGGATGGCTCGATTATGAAGAATTACCTCAGGTTTACTCTGAAATGGATATTTGTGTTGTCCCAAGTATCTGGGATGAACCTTTTGGAATTGTTGCATTAGAAGCCATGGCTACAGGAAATCCTGTTATAGCAAGTAATATTGGTGGATTAAGGACAACAATTCTTCATGGAGAGAATGGTTTTTTATTTCCGCCTGAGGACACTGAAACTCTGATGAATTATCTCGACCAATTATTATCAAATGATACCCTTAGAAATAATATGGGTAATAAGGCACAGCAGTATGTTTCCCAAAATTATAGTTGGGAAAGTATTATTACAAATTATTATGAAAAAGAATTATTAAAATAA
- a CDS encoding glycosyltransferase family 4 protein, producing the protein MNRKQKIVFIDFNFSWPPNGGADIDTYNVLKLLSERKYDILFLGIAEEHSSDRGNFDPQRLPFPSLRISIPSQHWNINIISKKVCFLIQDYKPSLIFLQHGYLIKIPISQNIMTLFPDIPIISKAFAHELFCLRGPLRFKDDKHCPKSIFKTPDYCRQCSLDGLKKEILSGMYNTWTKDYIQSRSFSCSFAKSYLNIIKKWKKVIVYNKGLQTELLEQGIDAVAIPGGIEKEYIVEQPTLQNTPNQEKRIFMAGRCDEPSKGMRILYEAGNILYQKRKDFKIYVTSFNLNLHNDWFLPLGWLPRDELFNIYRQSDICVVPSCWAEPFGITALEGMAIGKTVIASRIGGLKEIITDNQNGLLFEPGNPLELSEKLNLLFDNPHIRITLGDNARKFVLQNYTWDTIIDKYYIPLIEDLLSKEK; encoded by the coding sequence TTGAATAGAAAACAAAAAATTGTATTCATTGATTTCAATTTTTCATGGCCTCCGAATGGAGGTGCTGATATTGATACTTATAATGTATTAAAACTTCTATCAGAGAGAAAATATGATATTTTATTTTTGGGAATTGCCGAAGAACATTCTTCGGATAGAGGGAATTTCGACCCACAACGATTACCTTTCCCTTCTCTTCGTATTTCAATTCCTTCGCAACATTGGAATATCAACATTATTTCAAAAAAAGTATGTTTCTTAATACAAGACTATAAGCCTTCCCTTATTTTTTTACAACATGGTTATTTAATAAAAATACCCATTAGCCAAAACATAATGACTTTATTCCCTGATATTCCAATTATATCCAAGGCTTTCGCTCATGAATTATTTTGTCTTAGAGGTCCTTTACGATTTAAAGATGATAAACATTGTCCTAAAAGCATTTTTAAGACACCTGACTATTGTCGCCAATGTTCTTTAGACGGATTAAAAAAAGAAATATTATCGGGAATGTATAATACATGGACAAAAGATTACATTCAGAGCAGAAGTTTTTCCTGTTCTTTTGCAAAATCATACCTCAATATAATCAAAAAGTGGAAAAAAGTTATCGTTTATAATAAAGGCCTTCAAACTGAATTACTGGAACAAGGTATTGATGCTGTAGCAATTCCTGGCGGAATTGAAAAAGAATATATTGTTGAGCAACCAACCTTACAAAATACTCCTAATCAAGAAAAAAGAATATTCATGGCAGGAAGATGTGATGAGCCTTCCAAAGGAATGCGGATATTATATGAGGCGGGAAATATCCTTTATCAAAAAAGAAAAGATTTTAAGATATATGTAACTTCATTTAATCTCAATCTCCATAATGATTGGTTTTTACCATTAGGATGGCTACCTCGTGATGAATTATTTAACATATACAGGCAATCGGATATTTGTGTTGTCCCCAGTTGTTGGGCAGAACCCTTTGGAATTACTGCGTTAGAAGGGATGGCAATAGGAAAAACAGTTATTGCCAGCAGAATAGGTGGACTGAAAGAAATTATAACAGATAATCAAAATGGTCTCTTATTTGAACCCGGTAATCCACTCGAATTATCAGAAAAACTAAACTTACTTTTCGACAATCCTCACATTAGAATTACCTTAGGAGACAATGCTCGAAAATTCGTTCTACAAAATTACACATGGGATACTATCATTGATAAATACTATATACCCCTTATTGAAGATTTATTATCAAAGGAGAAATAA
- a CDS encoding DUF1080 domain-containing protein, producing MCSVKQNYLFLLLFTAIVMFATSVIADEDDDLVMGNYKGTISGKNWDGKSLHAQVVAQGGGRYRCVLLYTEGANPEQRAEIKGMKAPSGPAGIMEQDKEKAKRMAEINFDGEVDFKGNFGGKGKVTGQIKNEVFKGTIEQGKEKAIFEFKRVFLQSPTLGQQPPEGAIVLMDGKNLDMWDLKSHWQLVEDGSARTVATNLCTKEEYGDGLYHVEFMCPFMPNETGQARGNSGVYVFGRYEVQVLDSFGDLPADNLCGGIYKAATPKVCASLPPLQWQTYDITFTGPKYDATGKKIKNAFITVVHNGIVIHDNVELKGPTPGGVSDQETPKGVLMLQDHGNAVRYRNIWYKPAN from the coding sequence ATGTGTTCTGTAAAGCAAAATTATTTATTTCTGTTACTTTTCACTGCAATTGTTATGTTTGCCACATCGGTTATAGCAGATGAAGATGACGACTTAGTAATGGGCAATTATAAAGGGACAATATCAGGGAAAAACTGGGACGGTAAAAGTCTTCATGCTCAGGTTGTAGCCCAGGGAGGTGGTAGGTATCGTTGTGTATTACTTTATACTGAAGGTGCTAATCCTGAACAAAGAGCCGAGATTAAAGGTATGAAAGCACCTTCGGGACCTGCAGGAATTATGGAACAGGATAAAGAAAAAGCTAAAAGAATGGCTGAAATCAATTTTGATGGCGAAGTGGATTTTAAAGGTAATTTTGGAGGAAAAGGAAAGGTAACAGGACAAATTAAGAATGAAGTGTTTAAAGGTACTATTGAACAGGGAAAAGAAAAAGCAATTTTTGAATTCAAACGCGTATTTTTACAATCACCCACTTTAGGACAACAACCACCCGAAGGTGCTATTGTTCTTATGGATGGGAAAAATCTTGATATGTGGGATTTAAAATCTCACTGGCAATTGGTTGAAGATGGTTCTGCACGCACCGTAGCCACAAATCTCTGCACAAAAGAAGAATATGGAGATGGGCTATATCATGTTGAATTTATGTGTCCATTCATGCCTAATGAAACAGGTCAAGCAAGAGGAAATAGTGGTGTGTATGTTTTCGGAAGATATGAAGTTCAGGTATTAGATAGTTTTGGGGATTTGCCTGCTGATAATCTTTGCGGTGGCATTTATAAAGCGGCTACACCCAAAGTATGTGCATCTCTTCCTCCATTGCAATGGCAAACCTATGATATAACTTTTACAGGTCCCAAATATGATGCAACCGGTAAAAAGATTAAGAATGCATTCATAACCGTTGTCCACAATGGTATTGTAATTCACGATAATGTAGAACTAAAAGGACCGACACCCGGAGGTGTAAGCGACCAGGAAACCCCCAAAGGTGTTTTAATGCTTCAAGACCATGGGAATGCCGTTCGCTACAGAAACATTTGGTATAAACCCGCAAATTAA
- a CDS encoding glycosyltransferase family 2 protein translates to MFSFSLIIPTYNEEEEIETTLRYTLDYLQKQPFPFEIVIADDGSTDNTVSLAQKWAEQYKGIVKVIAFPQNQGKGSVVKEAMLHHTKGNIRCFYDADASTPIEEVEKLIREINNGYDIAIASRALPESIIEVPQPFYRQTMGKIYNLILRFFCLTHFKDTQCGCKCFNEKSISIVFPRQTLKRFSFDAEILFIAEKHGLKIKEVPTRWRNRKESRVHPIKDSSKMFYDLFKIRWNVLMGKYK, encoded by the coding sequence TTGTTTTCTTTTTCTCTGATAATTCCCACATATAACGAAGAAGAAGAGATTGAAACAACATTGCGATATACTCTTGATTATCTTCAAAAACAACCTTTCCCTTTTGAAATTGTTATTGCAGATGATGGAAGTACTGATAATACCGTCTCTCTAGCTCAAAAGTGGGCAGAACAATATAAAGGGATTGTAAAAGTTATCGCATTCCCCCAAAATCAGGGAAAAGGAAGTGTAGTTAAAGAAGCCATGTTACATCATACAAAAGGAAATATTCGTTGTTTTTATGATGCAGACGCTTCTACCCCTATCGAAGAAGTGGAAAAACTTATTCGTGAAATTAATAATGGATACGATATTGCAATAGCATCCAGGGCTTTACCCGAATCCATTATTGAAGTTCCACAGCCATTCTATCGCCAAACAATGGGGAAAATTTATAATCTCATACTCCGTTTTTTTTGTCTTACCCATTTTAAGGATACTCAATGCGGTTGTAAATGCTTTAATGAAAAATCTATAAGCATTGTTTTTCCAAGACAGACATTAAAGCGATTCAGTTTTGATGCAGAAATATTATTCATTGCAGAAAAACATGGACTAAAAATAAAGGAAGTTCCTACACGATGGCGTAATCGAAAAGAGTCACGGGTTCATCCTATCAAAGATTCTTCTAAAATGTTTTATGACCTTTTCAAAATTCGTTGGAATGTCTTAATGGGCAAATACAAATAA